The DNA region ACcgagatattaaataaaaaataataaataatttgatataaatataattacagacttcaaatttgttactgattttaaagaaacttactTACCACGGAACCACTGTGATCCTTCAACGGAACTCTGGAATTTTGCGGACCACCTTTTGGGAACCACTAATTTAGAACCTTGTTGTCCCTGGAATTTCGTTCCCATTTTACTACTGATGTCATAATTGGcgaatttaagattaaaaaatacttctttaattattgtttagacCTTTATTGTAATATGTATTCattagaaatttctttcatatttcaaatttctttcatattgtgatttttgacaaatttaaatgCTACGAGAAAATTCAGTACTAGCAAATCGATTTACTACAGAGATGTTAATTATATGAAGGTAATTATCTCTACAATTCTACTTATTACTTCAGTAATTACCTTGTTTGATTTTCaacaaaacacaaataatttcgcaaaattatttatccaGCGTCGCGTAAATCCAATAAAGTTCATGaaatactctttaaaaaaaataataacggtGGTGACCGCCATTTTCTTTCgcgttataaaaataaaataataataaatagttaaactCACGTGCGTCTGACTGATCAAAAAGTACCATTATTATAGCGTTATTCCATTTTGTATCCAccggaaatttatttatttattcatacatGTTTTACTATTTACGATAtagtctgaaaatttaaatattgcctGAACTTCAGCGTATGCCAAATCTGTATCATGCTGtgaaattccttttattttataaccgtcgttttaggtttacgactaccaatgctcaacacagcagccttgtaattttgaaacccaatcttgaagacaagggaactcctggaacaGGCATTGGGAcaaaactagccttcgtggaggattttttgatggaactaacccacatttgcgttacatggagaggaaaacctttCACGGCTAGCCTGGTGGCATGGAGACTCCAAACCAtaatcagtctaccactgagaatattgtACGTGAGCATTGTGGTCGGTtcgagccgggtgtggaattcgcaTTGACTGGcaatcgttgggattcgaatccagttcacctcattgggagtcGAGCGCTCTATCCAcctgagcaatttaaaattcattgccATATACCTGATTATAACGGTGATTCTAGTGTTTCATGACTTATCTTTCTGATTAGTATTAGTGTTCTGTTTTTCGTTAAATACATAGTGTTCAGTATTTTCGCCAAATGAAATATCTAAGAATGCAAATGaccattaaaataatgttgacgaaatatacatattttttttaaaataacaatttaaaatgttacgttttatatttattagatctttttttatttcatctgcATTACACATTTAAAGtcaaataaagattttgaattcCAATGCATTATGAATTATTTCGAATAGATAGATATGGTTTCAGCCAAATGCTTCTATGTCAGCATCTAGTCTTCATAAATATTCTAcatcttttgaattattatttgaataaaggaaagcaattttctacattttaNATAGCAAATGCTAAGCGGATTGGAAATTGCAAACGTTTGAATGGTATAGGCGAATCTGAAGGAATCATTGGGATCCGCGGTAGAAGTACAACTTCACCTTGAAATTTTCCACTTAAAATAGTGGCTTCCAAAATGTTAcccatgatttttttatgaccAGTCGCGTGCCATTACACAATTTCGGAGCATTCAAATTTCTAAGCAAAATTATAGGTGAACCAATCTTCAATCGCAAATTATGGGGTGGCATTCCAGGTAAATccagtgaatttaaaaactcgGCAGGATAGTTGACAACTTCATCAGGATCAACAACAGTGTCAATCGATTTGAATGTAATTTCACTACCAGGCAATGATTGTTGTACTTTAAAATTGATTGCGTCaacatctaaattttttgcGGCTAAAATAGCTCGCTCACGTAGCCATGCATGATTAGTATAATTATGTGGCAAATCTGGaaagatactttttattaactCCTCTTTGGTAGGCACCATGTTGCAAAAATTCTGTGGGAGTCGAATATATTGTGTATCTTCATACAATTGAATTTTACCATTGCCAATGTCTAACAGTTGTTCGGAGAATCTTGACGCTAATGGATCATTTTGAAGTTGAACACGCATATTAAGAGTAAGGCATAATTTACTGACACTTCGCCACAGATAAGATTCTTTCAAACATGCGTTTATTTCGTCCGCATATGTCGCACGTGGAATGACGGGTAATGTTTGTCTGAAATCACCTGACAGCAGCAGTAGAGCATCaccagccgacccaattttatgggtttacgactactaatgttcaactccgtagtcttctGATTTTAAACCCAATACAGAAGGCAAGGGatatcctggatcaagtatggaGAGAAagttgccttcgtgaaggacttttgctggagctaacccgcatttccgttacatggagagtaagaccacgagaacctcccactgttatcctgccggcaaggggactctaacccatgattcgtctaccactgaggatatttcacgtcagcactcgTTGGAAGGcggacgctctatcccctgagccatcgcggctcccgatgttttatttcttatatccgtcgttgaacagcagacccagtttttgagtttacgactactaatgttcacctccgcagccttgtcattttgaacccagtcgagaagacaaggaaactcctggatcagtacccccagaggtatgatttgttatgggaacatggaggattgTGCgcctcgacagatttaacgtgcatcagtcaccatttactacaaggggagtcttcggccagcgggGATCGAAGCCACGATCTCTTGGGCATGAGCCCAATGACCTACCAATCATGCTATCCCGGGCTCCCGATGCTtcgttgaaattttccaatgttttattaaaatttcagtatgTTTTAGCCGTCATTTCTGTTTGAACGGTGATTCTCGCGAACAGGAATggcgcaaaacaaaaaaaatcgccaaggaggcaccctcaaatatattttcaccgccatttttaatgtatttacataattataattaaaagtaattttatatcctttttattattaacctaTAATTACTGTGTGGATTGACgatgatttcaatataaatatgaatgctgaagaagtaaaagtattttgtgacgtcttgaaacacgtacagaggcaggatttgaaaatcaaatccgacgacaaacatcaatggAGACaatttttgcaacccatgatttgaaatgcttAACGGAGttaatccagaaagaaaaagcatttgaccaatgggtaaccagAGATCGTAATAAGGCGTTTTATTGTTCTGTTTCTTTGttgttcttgttttttcttcttttttaaataagctaaGGAATGCATATCTGTCCGTCACAAcacacataatttattttccatttgagaattttgaacatttttttcccgCTTAGTGGTGGTTAAGAATTCATGAAtagattttataaccatcgctGAATAGCCGATCCAAATCTTCGACTaccattgttcaactccgttagTCTGGTAatcttgaacccaatccagaagacaacgaACTTCCCGAATCAACTATTGGAGAAATTAAATTCGCGCTTTGGAGATAGTTTTCGATAGAACTAACTCTAatctgcgttacatggtgaggaaagcTACGAAAACATCttatggttagcctgatgggaAGGGGACTCTGATCCATCATCAGTCTAATATGGAAGATGATCAACACTGTGGCTGGTGCTCTCCATTAATTGCAGGAATATCGAGTAAAGGCCATTtaccttaattaaaaaaaatcttaatcgTAAAAAGCAATCGGAAAGGGTCCTTAACGCTTGCAGCGACAAATTGGTCCGCTTACACAACTGACCACTTCCTACGATTTCACATGGTCATTCACCTACTCAAATCCAACGCTACGCAGTTCTATGCTTGATTGTGAaatcatattatatataatgatGGATAAATaagattagaaaataaatatttatttcacatataTTTTTCGAAACCATTTTGTTCTAATTACTTTTCTCGTTATTCTTATTCGCatcttttattgtaaataaattgctttctttAGAATACATCCCTgtaacaaattcttttaaatgtgcTGCCATTTATTCATCATTCGGAATTAAGTGAAAAAACTGTTGAATTAAAAGTTCATCGatagagattaaaaataaataaataaagatgtgaatgggattttaaaaatacgcatTGACCAGGGAATATATCCCGTAACATAGAAATAGTAACAATTATCATATAataacaggggtctgtccagacattttgtgaaaggtcctgtttttgtgaaattgtgaaaaaatgactcgtaatttgtgaacataaaataaacgtcacattctttcaaccagggtcctgcttttgtgaatttgtgcaaatagggtcctgttattgcaaaaaccttttcaatgagtttttaaattgtaaatagattcATGCGCAacacagtaaaattataattaaaaaaaattaaattttccaaaataaaaagcaattactGCTACTAAGTTAGAGAtgtaacatacaaatatttggtatttagcctatactgctgaacgcaaaatattcatttcggacgaataaaggaagaagcgtctgccgaagacgaAACTTAGTTCGTatacatctgtctttctccccccccccggGAGGGGTTTCTTCGATTAACAAACCAATAacgaagataaacaaatttgtgaagggtccgtttttatggaaagatattttgtgaagggtccgttaacgtatccaaatttcttctaaacagacccctgaataagtataatttatatttcgttatttcTCAGCTAactgtaaaagtatttttttttcgttcacaCGTACTAATGTTTATAGCACGTTATTTACAacactttcattaaaattctaacttttGAGGAGAAACTTAACTCGACTTTAACCCGCCATTTTGCCTATAAACGATCAGGCTGgcactgacgtcataggtcaaaTGTGGGCatctgtgatcttcttcttTAAGTACAATTTTCCCGATTATACTCTTGAAAATTGGATCAACCAAGCAACAGATTAATCTTTTAGGATTATATTTCACAGATCACAGATTcacccatatttttttaaggtcaataAAAGCGAACCGttcgaaaaatataatgaatcttgcaattttgaactcaatccggGAGACAAtggaaatcctggatcaagtcttgtgagaaatttgccttcgtggaatacttttttgatagaacttACCCGCTTTTGCGTTACGAAAAGAGGAaatccacgaaaacctctcacgggtTGGCTGATGGCAAGGGAGCACTAACCCATTATCCGCCTACCACAGCGGATATTTAGCGTCCGCCCTGTGgtaggtgcggaattcgtatcgcacaccaccgctgggattcgaaccaggatCAACTCATTTTTAGAGaagcactctatcccctgagccaccacgacttcCACTTAATAGttaacatatttgaagttaGATTCTCGAACCATTAATACTGTATTTTAGTGCGTTACAGTAATTAGAGCgctccttttttaatttcactcaCTGTATATATACTGAATaatctttgtaaaaaatattttatagatcgCTAACTAATGTTTaagtgagaaaaaagaaaaaaaaagccaacaAAGTTATCAAAATCTTTCAATTCAAATCATAAAAGAAGTCAGTAATcgtaaatgcaaaatttagatagtcaaaaccagtttatttgttggaaaaaattaaatggtggCGTCGGTCATTTCGAGTTTAATCACTCCAATTAATTAGGTTTAATTATCTTACTGGAACCTACGCTTAGATGGTTCTCGAGATTGATTTGTCTGATTTAGGTAACGAGTGCTTGTTTTCCTTTCTcacttatatattaaaatgaaactataaataCATAGATTCTAAATATTGACAACCTACGAGaggataatattaataatatataaagggcggtattattttttttaagggctCAATAGGCTAGTTACACCACTGGTTACACGATATATTCCCTGACCAAATTGTCTTTTTAATGcccatatcattttttttaattctctaataatgaacttttaattctacagtattttatttcactttattccGAACGATGCTTCTTAATGCGGTTCACAGATGGCAGCACATTTAAAAGATATTGCTGCAGAGAAGAAAAccttttcttacaataaaagatGCGAGTAACAATGACAATAAAAATGATNggattgcgtagcaattctcgggggttggcgagcgttagcgagcaggggtcggagcctcctagtattaataatatataaaggacggtattatttttttaagggcTCAATAGGCTAGTTCCACTATTGGTTACAGGATATATTCCCTGACCAAATTGTCTTTTTAATGcccatatcattttttttaattctctaataatgaacttttaattctacagtattttatttcactttattccGAACGATGCTTCTTAATGCGGTTCACAGATGGCAGCACATTTAAAAGATATTGCTGCAGAGAAGAAAAccttttcttacaataaaagatGCGAGTAAcatcggtagggcgctgggcccatatccaagaggtcgtgggttcgatcctcgccggccgaagactccccgtgtagtaaatggtgactgatgcacgttaaatctgtcgagtctcaaagtcctccatgttcccacaacaaatcaatacctctgggggtactgatccagaagtttccttgtcttctggattggttcaaaattacaaggctacggagttgaacgtaagtagtcgtaaacccatgaaattgggtcggctgttcaacgacggttataaaataaaataaaataaaaatgataaaaataaagtggTTTCGTAAACtatttaggaaataaatatttatttcttcttttcctaattttaaaattttttattctcattcttCCATTAAGATGTATAATATAAAAGCTGAGAAAGTAGCTGATTGAACTAtacttttataagtattttatgcgtataatgattttacaaatcacaagaattttttttttttacatagatctgtaaattaatgttatttcatgcgaacatatttatttaactatcagTAAAAACAGTCACTTTAACAATGTAACAAATTAAactaagttaaatataaataagttgacctaagttaaaataagttaaaaacagtcactttaataatgtaacaaattaaactaagttaaatataaagtatttactAAAGTTATATGCAGTACAGGTACAGAATTTTGCATTtgacttcattaaaatttgtgcagtatttaaaatttgaacttaaataattatgataataataaaaagaatgtttcagaaacatttattattgaaaaaagggttttattctataaattaaaatatatatgacaatttttaataaaaataagtatgtgtatataaatatacatgtatataatagattaaataatagTCTAAAGTATtcacaatgaatatttttttagtcttaTGAAAgcaagaaaacattattttaaatatgaaaaaaaaaaacaataaatagtcaaaaatattatctaaatagcAGAAGCAATTTTATTCATGCTAATGTAGCTCCACTTAAAAAGAGAATGTTAAGTAAATTGCatgatagtttaaattttagccACGTCCTTAGAACCAATTATCGTGGAATGTCTGAATCCAAGTGAGTGTTCATATTACGGTACTGAACACCAAACTTGCCCCAGTTTTACTTTCGAGACGGGAATCTTCATTCCATTCTCTGTAGTGCCCTGCAGTCTTCAGAAACTCTACCGATCCGGAAAGTTCTCACTTCGGTATACTAAATTACCGAAGCTAGTTTTTTGCTAATACGCGCCATACGGTACATGACTTTCggaatgaaaataatatgctCAGGAAAACGGtcaaaagtttgaaccccttaatgttcattttacttttgCTGTATTTCGTCATAACTTTGGTCACATTGAgtattttcttaatgaattgtcagatttttgcacaaaattataaaatccgtAAATGCAAcctcagcaaaattttatttttgttaactttgcttttatttaacactagaaagactgaaatacctatattgcccaaaagcagttaAAACaactgcattgtgaaagaagAACTAATGTgtgaagaaatttgtttaaaattaatttaatctgtaTCATGCATTTTGACATGGACGTCCTTGGAAAGCTCGTcctaaataattagaaatctttAAATGATACCCctcaatatttcagacaaataaagtttgaaatattatcaattttaactgtttaatgTTAAGAACAAGAAAGAGTtaaaacagggtgcgtagccaaatctttcaacgaaaaataagcacattttaattacttttcaagcactcaaaaaatatttttaagagctatatatgttaacaaaatgcaaattttaattttcaaagactttacgtgatcatgataaaatgactagtttctgacaaaaaaactctttttttattatgtttgccattataaaattaccaagagatttttcggttcaatatcagagggtggaaaatgaagcctgaaattgaaaatatcttgcaaaatgcagcagagttgcacatgagagtgcaataatctcaccacATCCAGCTCAGTAGACGTATACATGCGGActcaagtatttcatcaaaaatgcaaaatgtttggtgctttcatacgctacggaaatggattgtggttgaatgaactGTGAAAACGTTGATGTGAGAACAAtctgaaaagcacgcttttgcataatctgtgacgaaaatcgacatggtaaagataaaaaatgtcattttcgaaaagggaaaattaagcacttttaaaaaaacacctcATGAAAAAAGCATCTTTTAGGGTTtgtaaaaaacgaaaataagcaccttaaagcactttttgaagacgctacgcaccatgtaaaaataatctttttctccGGTAATTATAATTAGGAcatttaaggctgtttttcgaattCTCCGTTGAAATATGCAAtctgggttttttttcttgcgaATAACATGCTATTTATATAACAGTTGTGAGTTCGTAGCAATTACTCTCATTAACTGTTAGGTCAgatttagcctatctaaagccagctCTGTCTATGCTTATTCTGAAAAAGGGTAGCAAACGCTAATATGGTGAAAAGCCACACttatgtgaaaatgaaaagcgtttgtggttctttataaatttgtctaattactaaaaataaatcatattagtAGCATGCATTTAAACTGGGCCTTCTCATATCCccttttttctacaaaatgtaatctttatagtaattatcaattgtcaagtaattttttcgactgaaataaaggaaaaagacAGATGAAAGTGTATACTATATAAGAATATAGAGTGCATGCCTATGGATATGTTAAAAGCAATATATAATTGTAACCAGatattgaaagttaattttattaaataaccattattttataatgattaccTATGTACATTGTTATTTTACATACCTTATTATCAAATAATGATAactaaaaatacctttttgtaaataaactgTACAAAAATCACCGTTTATGATTACTttcgaaacagaaaaaaactaagtacggttatatttcttttatttggcataaaattttaatttacattgtaTGTATcgtaaacaaaattatgttgtaCACAATAACAGtacaaaataactaattattataaaacattataagaAAATCACCCACAAAGTTGCTATAtgtagttagaaaaaaattcttaaaagcatcaaataaaaagagaggttaaattgcaaatattacaaaaaaataatttcaaagaaagaaattttaattgttatgtaatatagaacattcaaataattttttttattttggtatgAAAATGCTagcattttttgttataaagatGCTCTGTGTTAAGAACTTACATTCCCTCCAGTGCTGAAAATTCGTTCGGAAGGAACACTTGACCCATGAATAGTCAGATAATTTTCTGCAAGAACTTTCCCCAGATGAGTAGGTTTTAATTCAGGCCTACTTTAGgcatagataaataatttttcagttttttttactttattacaaGGAAGAAAATTACCTGTGGTTTCAGTCTCTTCGTCTTCTTCTAAGAGTTTTTCTACTCTTTTTTCGGGCagtgaaattattctttcacaGCTCGAAGGTACTGGGAAGTTAGGTATACAGACTACTCATCTTTTCCAAAGCTTCCTCTGCATCTTCCACCTAGCCGAGACGAAATCGTGGATAGAAGAATGTGCTAAGTCTCAATAAAATCAGTAACTCATTATCGTCATACATCTGAAATGacaaaatttctacttttatttgTCTCCGCAAACTGCTATCATATTTCTCGACCTTTAAGCATAGTATTACTTTTCGTAAAAGAGGAAGAATCTATGACACGGTAGGGTAGTGTTTGCTAGAAAGGTTGTAACTCCTGTGGTAGATTTGCTGTTGACAACTCTTCTACAGCTTTAGCTTCCTTATTATCAAGCATTAGATGCTTTTTATCTGAATGAGTTTGAAAGAGCTTGCGTAGTGGCAATTGGTTATCCAAAAATCTACAAAGCTTCATAATTCTCCACCACCTAGTTACGCATGCGCTGGGCAAAGAAGCAACTTTCATTTGAAGAAACTCGTATACTTCTTTAAAATCCTTAGCTCCAGCTATGTGCTATTGAGCTTTTTTAGATTTGCCACAGCTTATTTAGCCCTGTTATTTTCAAGGCTTCATTGATTCCTATATTTATTGTATGAGTAAAACATGGCCTATGACgcgcatttaaaatttttatagctttaggTATGTTGGCCCCATTATCTGTAGTACAACAGCTAAGTTCTGGCACTTAAATTTTCCATTCAGATAATATCCCTGTTAAGGTCTCTGCAATATTTACAGAAGTAAGGTCATCTTGAAAAACAATGCAGGAGAggcaaaaagattttaaattcaattgaagATCAATGATATGTGCAGCGATAGCAATATAAGGGGCATAGGCAACTGATGTCCAACTATCAGTTATTATGGCTACATCTTTTACCTCTATGAgtgataattctttttttaccttATCAACTGTTTCATTACATAGTTTTGGGATTGctgtttgcaaaaaaaaaattcggttaGGAATATTATACCATGGATTTAaggttttaatcaaatttatgaatgaCTGAGATTGAACAATGTTATATGGTTGCAAGCTGCCAACAATGCATTGTGCAACAGCTTCGGTGCACTGTTTAGCAGAATTTCTGTCAAGTGGTTGAAAATCAAGTATCGTTTTATGCTTCTTTTTGAGAGGCAAATCACTAATATGACCAGATTTTGAGGTCATTTTCAGTCAGAAATAACGGGTACTAGACCATCACATTCCTCTTCAGTAATTGCTGCAATCTGCATGCATTGattatcaagagaagtttgtgaaaaaaatcattggaTGGTTAACCTTAAGGAGTACGGTTAAATTTGTTGTACTTCCACCTTTTAAAGAAACTGTAGCCTTGCACATAATACAAATAGCAATGTCGGTTGACACTAACTGGCCTTTTTCATTGGCTAGTTGACTGAAATGTTCCCTAacagaaaatttagttttctttattttaagcaaatcgtTCATATTTTGGGCAGTCTAAACCACGGCAAGTAGGATCCATCTTTCAGctgcaaaaatttgaatatttattcaaattttaagtagaaaaactaGGGGTTATATGAAAACcaaaaacatattcaaaatttcttattttgtagcAAATAATGAGAAAgggataatacaaaaaaaaatgggtacACTATAAATAACTCAATTGAAAAATGATATctccttttaaatttagaaacattaagtttgttttaacttatcaatgagaaagaaaaacaagttttgaaacattaaattcataaaaaaagttaaaataaaatgtactgtGTCAAATGACAATCCTgtggcaaaataaaatattaaaaaaattgtaaacattttggtttttatttatttcatactactgttaagtaaaactaacatataattgtaaagtaaaactaattatataacTGCACAGTAAAACTCACCTgaaatttgaactatttttttattatttctagcAGCAGCACTTGATGTGTACATTCACCGGAGTGTAAAAACACTCCACACAGGCCcataagaaacaacaacaaatttttaaaaaaatttaaaaacattaaaacattcgaaatataaaaacaattagaacaaagaaacattaaatataatatcaacAGAACTAATCTTCCTCTGTTTACAAGATTGtgatttatataatatgtaaaaaaaaattgctaattatataattaatttgcagCCTATTACTACAGCAGTATATAAagtatggataaaaaaatttaagcacaaaatatttattggggcaattcttttttaaaagcattttgatcTTTCATTCTTTAACACATAATACAAGAAGTATATTAAAGCATTAGCTACATCAGGTCTCTATAAGAATAACTTGGGTACCTTTTATAACAGTGCCTATTAACACAAAACCCGTGGCAAACTAATAATACCACCATTAAAAAAGTATCCCTGgcatcaataatattttgttttatgctcCACCCATGAAAAagataagcatattttattttacgtttttttcttctttcagatTTATGAAACAGGTAAGTGTTAAAATTAAGCATCTTAAATTGGACACGATTGCAACAATTGTAATAGtctaaattagaagaaaaacacTTATATCATAATATTGGTGGTTAAAACACATTATGATTTTCATAGtccatttaaatgaattttagaatCCAAGTATTAAGTAAGTGAACttgatataaaacttaaataaaagtttgttaaaaaaattctcttttttttacggTAAATTAAGAAAGtagttgttaatttaaattcattcagCATAATAAgttgatgtaaaatttttttagttctaaggATAATGGTACTAGGCACTTATATTTGCTACaaagtttttatattcattattttaaaaaagatttattacaaatgattgcctaataattattaagaatggaaatataattgaaatttgttcatttacaaaattgccaaaacaaagtaaaaacaaatggattcagataattttaaagtatttagattaaaattaagcactttctaGATTGAAAAAGTATTGTCATTAACTTCTCTCATCTAGTTTAGAAATTATAGACTTTAATTACTTTGTTGCACTTGTGCAGAAATTCTTATTCAGTCTGtacttctatttaaattattagtgctaagttactataaatattattcaattaaagtgTATTTTATCTTGTTGAAGATACAATTATATATAACAGAATTTGCTGTAACAGATATAtctggataaaaaaatttctgttaccAAACTCACAAAGTCAATCGTTAAACAGATACAGATTTACAATCTATTACTAATGTTTTATagtcaattattattaaaaaaagttattgcaattataaatttgtaatacaataaataaatctattatgATCATGAATAAACAGTCTTGAATTGCttacataattttgtttcattttgataaaacatttctccgtaaataaaaaaaaattact from Parasteatoda tepidariorum isolate YZ-2023 chromosome 2, CAS_Ptep_4.0, whole genome shotgun sequence includes:
- the LOC139424917 gene encoding uncharacterized protein; this encodes MRVQLQNDPLASRFSEQLLDIGNGKIQLYEDTQYIRLPQNFCNMVPTKEELIKSIFPDLPHNYTNHAWLRERAILAAKNLDVDAINFKVQQSLPGSEITFKSIDTVVDPDEVVNYPAEFLNSLDLPGMPPHNLRLKIGSPIILLRNLNAPKLCNGTRLVIKKSWVTFWKPLF